The Niallia alba genome includes a window with the following:
- a CDS encoding carbohydrate ABC transporter permease, producing the protein MKNTISMKKLERMTSVIKYFVLFFFGIVLMAPFVWMISVGFDRTANIVMPFPPRLIPEAISSFNYGIVFENGRLIQSYINSAIVTVSSVFLSVSASLLAGYAFSKGKFKGKRILFVIVLCTLMIPMEPRLIPLYTFFNKLGLLNTFWPLILPSIISGMLIFLCKQFFDQLPDTLREAAQIDGAGEFKIFFRVYLPLAGPIAATMVILSFIWSWNDFMWPLVVINDLNLQTIPLYLASFSLENGSSLGGLTMALATVSVLPIVIVYLFLQKYIIQSIALSGVKGE; encoded by the coding sequence ATGAAAAATACGATCTCAATGAAAAAGTTGGAGAGAATGACATCCGTTATTAAGTATTTTGTTTTATTCTTTTTTGGGATTGTTTTAATGGCTCCATTTGTATGGATGATTAGCGTAGGGTTTGATCGAACTGCTAATATAGTCATGCCTTTTCCACCAAGGTTAATACCAGAGGCTATTTCATCTTTTAACTATGGCATCGTTTTTGAAAATGGGAGACTTATCCAGTCTTATATAAATTCCGCCATTGTTACTGTAAGTTCTGTCTTTTTGAGTGTATCTGCTTCTTTGTTGGCGGGGTATGCATTTTCAAAAGGAAAATTCAAGGGAAAAAGAATTTTGTTTGTGATTGTCCTTTGTACATTAATGATTCCAATGGAGCCACGGTTAATTCCTTTATATACTTTTTTCAATAAACTTGGTCTATTAAATACTTTTTGGCCATTAATTCTTCCATCTATTATTAGTGGAATGCTTATTTTTCTATGTAAACAGTTTTTTGACCAGCTGCCAGATACATTAAGAGAGGCGGCACAAATCGACGGAGCTGGAGAATTCAAAATTTTCTTCCGTGTGTATTTGCCACTGGCAGGTCCAATAGCAGCGACGATGGTCATTTTGTCCTTCATATGGAGCTGGAATGATTTTATGTGGCCATTAGTTGTTATTAATGATTTAAATTTACAAACGATTCCTCTTTATTTAGCAAGTTTCTCGCTGGAAAATGGCTCTAGTCTAGGTGGTTTAACAATGGCTCTAGCAACAGTAAGTGTATTACCAATTGTCATCGTGTATTTGTTCTTGCAAAAATACATTATCCAAAGTATTGCATTAAGTGGAGTTAAAGGAGAGTAG